A region of the Ornithinimicrobium ciconiae genome:
CCCGACCTTCTCGACGCCCTGGTGCCTCAGGTCCCCTACCCGGACATGACGACCCAGACCATCCACGTCGGGGACTGCGCCCTGCTGGACCGGTGGATGGACCTGGAGGCCGAGGATGCGGGCTACTGGCAGGACTGGGACAACCGAAAGTTGCTGCAGGGCCTGAACTCCATCGAGGGCTACCTCGGCGACAACGCGGAGGCCCTCAACGAGGCCAAGGAGGGACTGGCGGCGCTCGGCATACAACTGCCTCAGCAGAGCGGCTCCAGCGAGTGCCTGGAAGGCTGGCTCGGGCTGCTGCCCCTGGCCATGAACCCGCTCTATGGCTCCGAGACCAACTGGGAGCTGCTCGGTGACCAGGTGGACCAGATCGAGCGGACCCACTGGGACGACGCCCGCGAGGCCTACGGCACCGATCCGGAGACCGGCTTCGCCCGCTCCACATGGGACAACGTCGGGGTGCAGTACGGCCTGAGCTCGGTCTCCTCCGGCGTGATCACCCCGGAGCAGTTCCTCGAGGTCAACGCCGAGGTGGGCGGGTGGAAGGACACCCCCGACATGGTCCAGGAGGGCGTCCCGTTCGAGTCCCTCAACACCGTCCTGGCGCGCATAGCCCAGGGCCGCGGCATACCAATCGGAGCAGTGCGGGTGGGCCTGGCCACAGGTGACATCCCCTGGACCGAGCTCTTCGACCCGTGGTCCCTGCGCAACGCCAACCTCTCCCCCGACGAGGGAGTGACTCCCGCCCCGCGCACGACCGGCGACCTGACCGCGATCTCCAACGTCTATGACTCGGGCCTGGTCTTCCGCGGCTCCCTCCCGCGGGAGATCCCGATCATCGACGCGCGGCCCTATCTCGAGCACGTGCTCGACATGCACAACTCCCACCAGTCGTTCGCGGTGCGTCAGCGGCTGCTGGACGGCCAGGGCGACCACGACGGCCAGGTCATCTGGTTCATGGGCACCGACGCCAACGGCGACGGGCCCGAGGCGGAGTTCACGCATCAGGCTCTGGACACCATCGATGAGTGGATGGCCAACCTGGCTGCCGACCCGAGCCTAACCGTGACGGAGGCGGCCCCGGCGCTGGCGGCCGACCGCTGTGTCACCAGCGACGGCGATGAGATCGCCCGCGGCGACGGGGTCTGGTCCGGCATCCTCGACGACGGGCCTGAGGGCGCCTGCACGCAGAGCTTCGAGCTGCACACCACTTCGCGGATCGAGGCCGGCGGACCGATCACCGGTGACATCTACAAGTGCAACCTGATGCCGGTCCAGACCGCCGTGGCCGAGGACCTCTATGGGGACTGGGAGCCCAGCGGTGCTCAGGTCTCGCGTCTGCAGGAGATCTTCCC
Encoded here:
- a CDS encoding DUF6351 family protein, with amino-acid sequence MATGLRSRLVSLLGATSLGFTMLAGAPVAVGDVPQLAADPPVQYPFACTAQDHGLDLVVDNQDGIGTPVLDADGDVIGFSKDCFAETKTWYYAVDTTGLPHVVRGDGADPVADIAAAMPAGTTLATTTLMDGTEVPYLVRHERGVLNRFIYSISMLATEDEVTSGDPQDGDDSLWNGRLLFQFQGGVGIGHTQGRYDDRGTRARAVKGDPDRLGMGYAVMYSTGTITADHYNLLVGGRTAVMVKDHFVATHGEPDYTVGLGGSGGGIQQYVYAQNHPDLLDALVPQVPYPDMTTQTIHVGDCALLDRWMDLEAEDAGYWQDWDNRKLLQGLNSIEGYLGDNAEALNEAKEGLAALGIQLPQQSGSSECLEGWLGLLPLAMNPLYGSETNWELLGDQVDQIERTHWDDAREAYGTDPETGFARSTWDNVGVQYGLSSVSSGVITPEQFLEVNAEVGGWKDTPDMVQEGVPFESLNTVLARIAQGRGIPIGAVRVGLATGDIPWTELFDPWSLRNANLSPDEGVTPAPRTTGDLTAISNVYDSGLVFRGSLPREIPIIDARPYLEHVLDMHNSHQSFAVRQRLLDGQGDHDGQVIWFMGTDANGDGPEAEFTHQALDTIDEWMANLAADPSLTVTEAAPALAADRCVTSDGDEIARGDGVWSGILDDGPEGACTQSFELHTTSRIEAGGPITGDIYKCNLMPVQTAVAEDLYGDWEPSGAQVSRLQEIFPEGVCDYGLPSQGDPTASVSAAPTLDKITGKAMHVLATPGATVQLRLGGEVVIERKANPKGKVTIPGVVSGTYTLRQLVDGQPGLLSTPIRVR